The genomic interval CTAGGGGATCGCTGAAAACAAACGCTTTTCGGGATGAATGGCGGAGAGGGGGGGATTCGAACCCCCGATGGGCTTGCACCCATGCCGCATTTCGAGTGCGGTGCATTCAACCGCTCTGCCACCTCTCCGCAGAGGTGTCGTATCGACGGGATGCGCCCTAGCACAGGGCGGGCGGGCCCACAAGCCGGCTTTGCAGAGGATGCGGGACTTCGCCGGTTGGGGCCTTGCGGACCGATGGGCCCGCGGTGTTCATGCCACGCATGTCCGACCTGTTCGTTTCCGCCAGTCTTGAGACGGGTGCGCCCCGGCCGCTCGCGGATCGTCTGCGCCCGCGCCGCCTCGCCGAGGTCGTGGGGCAGGAGCATCTCACCGGGCCGGACGGGGCGCTGACGCGTCTGCTCGCCTCGCGCAGCCTCGGCTCGCTCGTGTTCTGGGGGCCACCCGGCACCGGCAAGACCACCGTGGCCCGGCTCCTCGCGCACGAGACCGCCCTGCATTTCGAGCAGATCTCGGCGATCTTCTCCGGCATCGCCGATCTGCGAAAGGTGTTCGAGGCAGCACGCAAGCGGCGTGCGACGGGCCAGGGCACCCTCCTGTTCGTCGATGAGATCCATCGCTTCAACCGCGCACAGCTCGATGCCTTCCTGCCGGTGATGGAGGATGGGACCGTCACGCTCGTCGGCGCGACGACGGAGAACCCGTCCTTCGAACTGAATGCCGCCTTGTTGTCGCGCGCGCGGGTGCTGCTGTTTCGTGCATTGGACGCGCCCGCGCTCGCCCGGCTGCTGGCCCGGGCCGAGGAGATGGACGGCCAGCCGCTGCCCCTCGATGAGGAGGCGCGCGCGGCGCTGATCCGCATGGCGGACGGCGATGGGCGCGCCGCGCTGACGCTGGCGGAAGAGGTGTGGCGCTCGGCTCGACCTGGCGAGATCCTCGACGCGGAGACGCTTCAGACCCTCGTGCAGCGCCGGGCTCCGATCTACGACAAGGCGCAGGAGGGGCACTACAACCTCATCTCCGCGCTGCATAAGACGGTACGCGGATCGGATCCCGACGCGGCACTGTACTATCTCTGCCGCATGCTGGATGCGGGCGAGGACCGATTGTTCATCGCCCGGCGCCTCGTGCGGATGGCGGTGGAGGATATCGGATTGGCCGACCCGCAGGCCCTGGTCGTGGCGAACGCGGCCAAGGACGCCTTCGACTTCCTCGGCTCGCCCGAGGGCGAACTCGCGCTGGCGCAGGTCACCGTCTATCTCGCCTGCGCACCGAAATCGAACGCGGTCTACACGGCCTACAAGGCGGCCACGCGGGTGGCGAAGGCTGCCGGCTCGCTCGCGCCGCCGCGCACCATCCTCAACGCCCCCACTGGGCTGATGCGGCGGATTGGTTACGGTGAGGGTTACCGCTACGATCATGACGAGCCCGACGCCTTCTCGGGCCAGGATTATTGGCCGGAAGCGCTCGGGCGCCAGCACTTCTACGAGCCGACCGACCGGGGCATGGAAACCCGCTACCGGGAGCGGCTGGCCTACTGGGAACGGCTGCGGCAGGAGCGCCGCGGCGACGATTGAGTGTCAGGGACGACACCGAGGGATCTCGACCGATCATGCAGGCTTACGCGACGCTCACCGCCACCTTCGCCCGCCTCGGTGCGCTGGAGGATGCGAGCGGCATCCTCGGCTGGGACACGCAGACCCAGATGCCGGACGGCGCCTCCGACACCCGCGGCGAGCAACTGGCCGTGTTGAGCGTGCTCGCCCACGAGATCCTCACCGACCCGCGCAACGCCGAGCGGTTCGACGCAGCGGAGGCGGAGGGTCGCCTCGGCGAATGGGAGCGGGCCAACCTGCGCGAGATGCGCCGGGCCTATGCCCACGCGGCGGCGGTGCCGGGCGATCTGGTCGAGGCGGCCTCAAAAGCGGCGACGCGCTGCGAGATGGTCTGGCGCGAGGCGCGGCGCGATTCGGATTTCGCGCGGCTGCGTCCGCATCTCGAAGAGGTGCTGCGGCTGCGACGCCGCGTCGGCGAGGCGAAGGGGGCGGCGCTCGGCCTCGCGCCCTACGACGCGCTGCTGGACGGATACGACCCCGGCATGCGCCGGGCACGCATCGATCCGATCTTCGCGGAGTTGCGCGCCGTCCTGCCGGATCTCGTCGTCGCAGTGCGCGAACGGCAGGCGGCGGGTGCCCCTCCCCTGCCGCTGCCGGGCCCGTTTCCGGTGGCGGTCCAGCGGGAGATCGGCCTGCGGCTGATGCGGGCCGCCGGGTTCGATTTCGCGCGCGGGCGCCTCGATATCAGCCTGCACCCGTTCTGCGGTGGTGCCACCGACGACGTGCGCATCACCACCCGCTACGACGAGGCGAGCGCCACCGGGGCGCTGATGGGCGTGCTGCACGAGACCGGTCATGCGCTCTACGAACAGGGCCGCCCGCCCGCATGGCGCCACCAGCCGGTGGGGCAGGCCCGCGGCATGAGCCTGCACGAGAGCCAATCGCTGCTCGTCGAGATGCAGGCCTGCCGCTCGGCCGAATTCTGCGCCTTCCTCGCGCCGACCCTGCGCGAGGCGTTCGCCGGCGAAGGGCCGGCCTGGGAGGCGGAGAACCTGCACCGTCTCTACACCCGCGTCGAGCCGGGCTTCATCCGGGTGGATGCCGACGAGGTGACCTACCCGGCTCACATCCTGCTGCGATACCGCCTGGAGACGGCGATGATCGCGGGCGACCTCGCCGTGGCCGACCTGCCGGGTGCCTTCAACGACGGCATGAAGGAATTGCTGGGGCTCATCGTGCCCGACGACCGGAACGGCTGCCTTCAGGACATCCACTGGCCGGGCGGCAGCTTCGGCTATTTCCCGACCTATACCCTCGGCGCGCTGGCCGCAGCGCAACTCTTCAAGGCCGCCTGCGCCGCCCATCCCGGCATCCGCCCGGCGCTCGCCGAAGGAGACTTCACGCAGTTGCGCGGCTGGTTGCGGGAGAACGTCCATGCCCGCGCGAGCCTGATGGAAACCGACGAGCTGCTGACCGCCGCGACCGGAAAGCCCCTCGGGGCGGACGATTTCCTGGCGCATCTGCGCAGCCGCTATCTCGGGGCAGCGTAGGATCGGGTCGAACGAGATCGCAGGGCAATCGCTTCGGGGATTGCACTCTGTGGCCGGGGGCCGTAACGGAGCCGCCCTCCCCTTCAGAATCCAAGCGATCCGGTCCCATGGCGGCCTGCGGCCTCGATTTCGGCACGTCCAACACCACCCTCGGGATCGGCACGGGCGCCCGCCCGACCCTGGTGCCGCTGGAGGGGACGCACCGCACCCTGCCGAGCGCGATCTTCTTCGCACCCGGCCAGGAGGCGCAAATCGGGCGAGGGGCGATCGAGGCCTATGTCGAGGGCACGCCCGGCCGGCTGATGCGGGCGCTCAAGTCCGTGCTCGGCTCCCCCCTGATCGAGGAGACCACGCCGGTCGGGCGCGAGCGCATCCGCTTCCGCGACGTCATCGCCCGCTACCTCACCCAGGTGAAGGCGCGCGGCGAGGCGGAAGCCGGCGTCGAGCTCGACACCGTGGTGCATGGACGCCCGGTCCATTTCGTCGACAACGATCCGGCCGCTGACCGCAAGGCGGAAGACACGCTGCGCCAGATCGCCGAGAGCATCGGTTTCCGCCACGTCCGCTTCCAGTACGAGCCGATCGCGGCCGCGCTCGATTACGAGCGCACGGTGACGTCGGAGGAGATCGCGCTGATCGCCGATATCGGCGGCGGCACCTCGGACTTCTCCATCGTCCGGCTCTCGCCCGAGCGGCATCGGCGCGACGAGCGGGCCGAAGACATTCTGGCCAATGACGGCATCCGCATCGGCGGCACCGATTTCGACCGGAACCTGAGCCTCGGCGCGGTGATGCCGCTCCTCGGCCTCGGGAGCCCGATGAAGCGTGCGGACCTCGCGGTGCCGAACGCCTATTTCCATGACCTCGCCACATGGTCGAGCATCAACCGGCTCTACAATCCCAAGACCCTGCGCGAGATCGACGAGGTGGTGCGCGATGCCGCCCGGCCGGAACTCGTGACCCGTTTGCGCACCGTCGTCGAAGCGGAGCGCGGGCATTCCCTCGCCATGGCGGTCGAGGGCGCCAAGATCGCCGCCTCCGATGCGGGGGCCGGCACGGTCGATCTCGAATGGGTCGAATCGGGCCTCGCGGCGGATGTCGATCGGGCACGGCTGGCCGGGCATACCGATGACCTCGCGCGTCGCATGGCGCAGCGGATCGGCCGCTGCCTCGATCAGGCCGGGCTGACGGCCGATCGGATCGACGCGCTGTTCCTCACCGGCGGCTCGACCGGTCTGCCGCATGTGCGCGCGGCGCTGACCGCCTGCGTGCCGGGCGCGCGGGTCGTCGATGGCGACACGTTCGGTTCGGTCGGCCTCGGCCTCACCCTGGAGGCGGCGCGGTTGGCGGCCTGAGACACCGGTTCGGCGCCACTCGCCCTCCTGCTGCCCCCACTTTCGAGAGCGGCTTTCGCAGGGTGTGCAGACGGTCGGATCGATCCCGGCCGTTCACCGACGAGTGGAAGTGGTACCGGTGGCCAGGGCTCGCCGCCTCTGCGCGCCGAGGGATCGTTGGCAAGGATTCTGCCACGCAACCGGCCGCAGCGCTTTGCGCCGTCATCTCAGGGTGATAGCAGCGGCACATGAAGGGACGTCCACCACATCGCGGGTCCGGCGCAAAACGCGGACCCAGCGGGTTCGCGCCGCGTGCCGGCACGGGGCCGCGCACCTCCGCCAAAGACGCGGCGCAGCGCGCCGCCCGCAACCGCGGCGAGGACGCCGCCGAGCGCTCGCCCTGGGATGACGGCGCGGCGACTGAGGGCGCACCGCGCCCGAAGCGCGTGCCCGAAGCCGCCGCATCGAAGCCGGATGCGCCGCGCGCTCGCGCCAAAGCGCCGTCTGCCAAGCCCCCCTCTCCCAAGTCATCCTTCGCAAAGCCATCTTTCGCAAAGTCATCCGTGGCCAAGCCCGACCTGGCCAAGCCTGACCCGGCGAAGGCGCCGCCCGCGGAGGCCGTGGCCGGCCCGACGCGCCGCGAACAGCGGGCTGCGGCCTCGGCGACGCTGGCGAGCGGCGTGCAGACGCTGACTGTGGACCCCGACGAGGCCGGGATGCGCATCGACCGCTTTCTCGGCGCGCGCTTTCCGCAGCTTCCCTTCACCCGCGTGCAGAGCATCGTCCGCAAGGGCGAGCTGCGGGTCGATGGCAAGCGCGCCAAGCCGAGTGACCGGCTGGAGCCGGGTTCGAGCGTGCGGGTGCCGCCGCTCAAGCTCGACCAGCCGACCGAAAGGCCGCGCAGCGCCGCCAAGATCGACGGGGACGCCGAGTTTCTGCGTTCGCTGATCCTCTACGAGGATGCGGACATGATGATCCTCAACAAGCCGTTCGGCCTCGCGGTGCAAGGCGGCTCGGGCACGGTGCGCCACGTCGACGGCCTGCTGGAGGCGCTGACCGGGCCGGACGGGCAGCGCCCACGCCTCGTCCACCGCCTCGACAAGGACACGGCGGGCTGCCTGATCGTCGCCAAGACGCGTCTGGCGGCCGCGACTTTGGCTAAAAGCTTCCGCTCCCGCGCCGCGCGCAAGATCTACTGGGCGCTGGTGGCGGGCGTGCCCCGCACCCGCCAGGGCCGGGTCTCGACCTATCTCGTCAAGGACGAGCCGACCGATGCCGATGCGCGGATGCGCGTCGCCAAACACGGCGACGAGGGCGCCAGCCACGCGCTCACCTACTACGCCACGGTCGATCAGGCGGCGCAGAAGCTGGCATGGCTGTCGCTGAAACCCGTCACCGGGCGGACGCACCAGTTGCGGGCCCACGCCGCGCATATCGGCCACCCGATCGTCGGCGACCCGAAATATTTCGACGTGGAGAATTGGGAGCTGCCCGGCGGCATTCAGAACCGCCTGCACCTTCTCGCCCGCCGCATCGTGATCCCGCATCCGCGCACCGGCCAGCCGGTCGATGTCAGCGCCCCGCTGCCGCCGCACATGGCGCAGAGCTGGAACCTGCTCGGATTCGATAGCGCCCGCTACGACCCGATCGTCGAAGCGCCGGAAGCCTGAAACGATCCGAGGCGCTTCACGAAAGCGAGGAGCGCCTTGGAACATGGGCCTGTTGCCATAACTCTTGCTTCGTCAGTCCGCCGCGTGGACGAGGACACCGCGAGGTGCTTCTATCGGCACCGCGTTCAGACCCGGATCCCGTTGCCGAAGTTCGAATCGACGGGCTGAGGCATTGGGCGCCGCCGGGACTGTTGAAGCCCTTTGCCTGCCACGGGCCGATACAACGAGGTTCAGGATCGCATGAGGCCCGTCACCCTGTTGTCCGTCGCGTTGGCCGGCCTACTCTGCGCCGCTGCGCCGGCTGGTGCGGCACCTCCCGCCGATGGCGCGCCGGGGCAACCCCAAGGACAATCGCCGGGGCAGCCCCAAGGCGCATCCGACAAGGCGGCTCCTCCCCCGGCTCAGGCGGCACCGGCGGCGCGCCCTCCGGGCCAGGGCATACGGGCCTCGGAGCGCCGACGCCGCATCTCCTACGCCGCGTGCAACCGCGAATCGCACCGCCGCAGGTTGTCCGGCGGCGTCCGCCGACGCTTCCTCGTTCGCTGCCGCCTCGGTTACGAGCGGCGCCCGGCCTCGCAGCCGGCGCCTGCTCGCAGGCCATGAGCCACGGGATGCTCCGGCCGTGCTCAAGCTGATCGTCTTCGATGTCGATGGCACCCTCATCGACAGCCAGCACCTGATCGTGGAGGCGCAGCACCGCGCCTTCTCCGAGCATGGCCTGGTCGCGCCCCCGCGCAAGGAGGCGCTGTCCGTCGTCGGGCTGTCCCTGCCCGAAGCGTTCCGTCGCCTCGTCGGCGAGGCCGGGCCGATCGAATCGCTCTCGCACAGCTATCGCAAGGCGTTCCAGGCGCTGCGGATCGATCCCGACTATGCGGAGCCGCTGTTTCCGGGAATGGCCGAGTTGGTCGAGCGCCTGCACCGCCGCGACGACATCCAGCTCGGCATCGCGACCGGCAAGTCGCGCCGGGGCGTCGATCATCTCGTGGACAAGTATGGCTGGGAGCGCTGGTTCGCCACGATCCAGACCGCCGACGACGCCCCCTCCAAGCCCGATCCGGCCATGCTGCTTCAGGCCATGGCCGAGACCGGCGCCGAACCGTCGATGACCGTGATGATCGGCGACACGACCTTCGATATGATGATGGCCAGGAGCGCGAGCGTGGCCGCCATCGGCGTCGGCTGGGGCTACCATACCCCCGGCGCCCTGTTCAGCGCGGGTGCGGTCACGGTCGTCGATTCGGCTGCGACCTTGAGCGACCTGTTCTCCGGCCCCCTGGACGGTTCGCAGCCCGGCCCGGTGACGGAACGGCTCGCGACCCAATAGGCGCATCCTCCGCCGCGCCGGAGACTCGCGCGAGGCGATGAGAAATCCTATCTGCGGACCATGAGCACTTCAGGCGACGACGTCACCCGTGATTGGCTGGCCGAACCCGGCGAGGACGGAAAGCCCGACCGCGTCCAGGCCTCTCGCGCCGGTACGGGGCCGACGCTGCCGAAGCGCTTCTACGCGCAGGCCGGCCTCGCGGAGACCGAGGGCGGCTTCCGCCTCGTCCTCGACGGGCGCGGTGCCAACACACCGGGCCGCCGGCCGCTGATGGTGCCCGATCGGGTGCTGGGCGACGCGCTCGCGGCGGAATGGGAGGCGCAAGTGAAAGTGATCGACCCGCGCACCATGCCGCTGACCCGCCTCGTCAACACCACGATCGACGGCGTGGTCGAGCGCCGCGCCGCGGTCGCGGAGGATCTCGCCGCCTTTGCCGGCACCGATCTCGTGGCCTACCGGGCCGGCTCGCCCGAACGCCTCGTCGCCGTTCAGGCGGAGGCCTGGGACCCGCTCGTGGCTTGGGTGGCCGAGACGCTCGGCGCGCGGCTTTTCCTCGCCGAGGGGGTGATGCATGTCGAGCAGCCGGAGGGTTCGGTCGCCGCGTTGCGCGCCGCAATCGAGGCGGTGGACGACCCGTTCCGCCTCGCGGCCCTCCACACACTCACGACACTGACCGGCTCGCTCGTGATCGCGCTCGCCGTTCTGCACGGCCGTCTGAGCGCGGACGACGCTTGGGCGGCGGCACATGTGGACGAGACCTATCAAGCGGGCGTCTGGGGGCGCGACGCGGAGGCCGAAGCGCGCCTCGCCCACCGCCGTGCGGAATTCGAGACCGCGGCGATGGTGGCGCAGCGACCCAATTGAGTGGCCGCGAGCATACGAATCATGCGGTAGCGATCACTGATAAGGCACGATGCCTCTTCTTCGATCGATTATAATAACCTGCCGTTATCAAGTCGAAGTGTAACTTCGGCGCACTATCGGGTTGGCCTGTTCCTGTTCCATTTTTGGCGTCGTCCAACTCTTGGAGACGAACCGTGCCGACCCTTCGACTCAACACCCGGCGGATCGCCCTTGCCACCATCACGGCCGTGCTTACCCTGAGCGCCGCCGCCTGCGCGACCAAACCCCCGCCCGCACCGGTCGAGCCGGCGCCGCTGATCAAGAAGGGCTGAGGACGCGCGTTCGTCCGTAGCGAATGGTCTGAGCGCGCGCGGCCCCAGCCTTCGGGCCGGGGCCACCATCTCAACCGCGAAGCACGCGGATTGGCCGCGGTCGAGCATCGGCCCGAACGGTGACCACCGGCGTTCGGAAGAAAGGACGATGCGCTCGCCGCGTCGCCGGCCGTTTCCGAGGGCGGGAACGCGTGCTAAGGGCGATCGATCGATGCAAGGTCAAGCTCTTACGCTTTGACCTGTATTCAAAAAACGATTTCGATCCCCAGGGAGTCTCGCCAGCACCATGAAGGACATTCTCGAGAAGCTTGAGGAGCGTCGCGCACAGGCCCGTCTCGGCGGCGGGGAAAAGCGGCTCGAGGCGCAGCACAAGCGCGGCAAGCTCACGGCGCGCGAGCGCATCGAACTCCTGCTCGACCATGGGTCGTTCGAGGAGTTCGACATGTTCGTGCAGCACCGCTCCACCGATTTCGGCATGGAGAAGCAGAAGATCCCCGGCGACGGCGTCGTCACCGGCTGGGGCACCGTGAACGGGCGCACCGTCTTCCTGTTCTCGAAGGACTTCACGGTGTTCGGCGGCTCGCTCTCCGAGGCGCACGCGGCCAAGATCGTCAAGGTTCAGGATATGGCGCTGAAGATGCGCGCGCCGATCATCGGCATCTTCGATGCCGGCGGCGCCCGCATCCAAGAGGGCGTGGCGGCGCTCGGCGGCTACGGCGAGGTGTTCCGCCGCAACGTCGCGGCGTCCGGCGTGATCCCGCAGATCTCGGTCATCATGGGGCCGTGCGCGGGCGGCGACGTCTACTCGCCGGCCATGACCGACTTCATCTTCATGGTGCGCGATACGAGCTACATGTTCGTGACCGGCCCCGACGTGGTGAAGACCGTCACCAACGAGGTCGTGACCGCCGAGGAACTCGGTGGCGCCAAGGTCCACACCTCGAAGTCCTCGATCGCCGACGGTTCGTTCGAGAACGATGTCGAGGCGATCCTCCAGATCCGCCGGTTGCTCGACTTCCTGCCCGCCAACAACATCGAGGGCGTGCCGGAGATCGAGAGCTTCGACGACGTCAACCGCCTCGACAAGTCGCTCGACACGCTGATCCCGGACAACCCGAACAAGCCCTACGACATGGGCGAGCTGATCCGCCGCGTCGTGGACGAGGGCGACTTCTTCGAGATCCAGGCGGCCTATGCCCGCAACATCATCACCGGCTTCGGCCGCGTCGAGGGCCGTACCGTCGGTTTCGTCGCCAACCAGCCGCTTGTGCTGGCCGGCGTGCTCGATTCGGACGCCTCCCGCAAGGCGGCCCGCTTCGTGCGCTTCTGCAACGCCTTCTCGATCCCGATCGTCACCTTCGTCGACGTTCCGGGCTTCCTGCCGGGCACGGCGCAGGAATATGGCGGCCTGATCAAGCACGGCGCCAAGCTGCTCTTCGCCTACAGCCAGGCAACGGTGCCGCTCGTCACCATCATCACCCGCAAGGCCTTCGGCGGCGCCTATGACGTCATGGCCTCCAAGCATGTCGGCGCCGACCTGAACTACGCGTGGCCGACGGCGCAGATCGCGGTGATGGGCGCCAAGGGAGCGGTCGAGATCATCTTCCGCGCCGAGATCGGCGATGCGGACAAGATCGCCGAGCGGACGAAGGAATATGAGGACCGCTTCCTATCGCCCTTCGTGGCAGCCGAGCGCGGCTACATCGACGAGGTGATCATGCCCCACTCCACCCGCAAGCGGATCGCCCGGGCGCTCGGGATGCTGCGCACCAAGGAGATGGAGCAGCCCTGGAAGAAGCACGACAACATCCCGCTCTGACAGCGGGATCCACGGCGGGCCGTCCTTCGGGGCGGCCTTTTTTATTCGAGGGGCGTCCGGTCTATCCGAAGTTGCCGGCGCGGCTTGTCGCCAATTCCGGCTTGCCGGCGATCAGCCGACGCTTGAGCCGCGTCAGTGCCTCGCGCTGCAGCTCGCTCGGAGCGGAATGGGCGGAGGCGACCTTCGTCAGCATGTCGACGAGTTGCATCCGCTCCTCGCCCGTCAGCTTTTCGCGAAACAGCGGCAGCAGCGGGTCGGCGACGAGTGAGAACGGGAGGCGCTCCTGCGTGTAGCGCCACGCCCGCTCGAAGGTCGCGGAGATCGTCTGGATCTCCAGCGGCTTTTCCATGAGTTCGAGGATGCGGGTCTTCTCGGACGCCGTGATCGGGCTGCCGGTCCGCACGATCTGGATCATCAGGATGACGGCTGCGAGCCGCACGTCGTTCACCCGCTGCAACGGTGTCCCGACGAAATTCGCGAAGGCCGACTTCGCCTTGCGCTGAAGTCCCTTGGTGTCCTGATCGATTTCTTTGAGCTGCTTGACCGCGTAATGGGCCCGCAGAAGCCAGATCAAAACGCTGACGATGACGGCGGTGAAAATGATGAGGATCGGCAACAGGCGGTCTCCGCAAACTCATAAATGATGCGAATCGCCGCGTAACCCACCACGCAGACGTGCACGCGTCAAATGCCCGCCGATGGCGGCATGGACACTGTTTGTGAAGAGAACGACCGATGTATCGTGGAGGGCTGGTGGTGGGCGCGACAGGGATCGAACCTGTGACCCTTCGCGTGTGAAGCGAATGCTCTCCCGCTGAGCTACGCACCCAAGCACCCAGCGTGCCGCCGCGGGTGGGCGGCACGGGCGTCGCTGTGGCGACGGAGGGCCGTATACGCCGAGGCCGGGCGCTCGGCAAGCGGGTTCCGCAAGGCGGCGACAGAAACGTGACCGTGAGAGGGTGAGGACGATGTCACCCACCCCGCTTGTCCCAGGCGGCCGGGTCGGCTAGACGAGCGTACCGTACGGTACGGTACTGCTCAGCAACCGGATCATGCAGGCGAGCCCCTTCATCACCGACGAGCTTTCGGCCGAAACACCCACCCCGCGCCAGCAGGCAGTGCTGGATGCCGCGTTGGCGCTGATGGTCGATGGACGTGATCCGCTCACCATGGACGCGGTGGCGCGCCGGGCGAGCTGCTCGAAAGAGACGCTCTATCGCTGGTTCGGCGACCGTGACGGCCTGCTCACCGCGACCGTGCGCTGGCAGGCCTCGCGCGTCCATGCCGGCCGCTACGTCGTGAGCGGGCTGGATGCCGTCGCCTTGCGCAAGAATCTCCTCGATTTCGCCGAGAGCTGGCTCGCGGTCATTGCCAGCCCGACCTCGGTCGCGCTCAACCGCATCGCCATCGCCGATGCGGGGTCCCGCAAGAGCAATCTCGGCGGCATCGTGCTGGCCAACGGCCGCTTCGCCATCGGCGAGCGGGTGAAGCCGGTGTTGGAGGCGGGCCGCGCGGCCGGACTTCTCGCCTTCGATGACAGCGAGGCGGCCTTCCGGACCTTCTTCGGTCTGGTCGGCCGCGATATTCAGATCCGACTTCTTCTCGGCGGCGCGCTCGATCTCGACGCCGCCGGGATCCGGAGCGACGCGGCCCGTGCCGTCGAGCAGTTCCTGGCCCTTTACGGCCGGGCGAAACCCTGAACCGAATCCACTGACACGAGAGAGGACACCACCATGCGCGTCTATTACGATCGCGATGCCGACCTGAACCTGATCAAGGGCAAGAACGTCGTCATCGTCGGCTACGGCTCCCAGGGCCATGCCCATGCGCTGAACCTGCGCGATTCGGGCGTCAAGGACATCGTCATCGCCCTGCGCGAAGGCTCCGCCACCGCCAAGAAGGCCGAGCACGAGGGCTTCAAGGTGATGAACGTCGCCGACGCCGCCAAGTGGGGCGACGTGGTGATGATGCTCACCCCGGACGAGCTGCAGGGCGACATCTACAAGGAGTCGCTGGAGCCGAACATGAAGCAGGGCGCCGCGCTCCTGTTCGCCCACGGCCTCAACGTGCACTTCAAC from Methylobacterium sp. AMS5 carries:
- a CDS encoding HAD-IA family hydrolase — translated: MLKLIVFDVDGTLIDSQHLIVEAQHRAFSEHGLVAPPRKEALSVVGLSLPEAFRRLVGEAGPIESLSHSYRKAFQALRIDPDYAEPLFPGMAELVERLHRRDDIQLGIATGKSRRGVDHLVDKYGWERWFATIQTADDAPSKPDPAMLLQAMAETGAEPSMTVMIGDTTFDMMMARSASVAAIGVGWGYHTPGALFSAGAVTVVDSAATLSDLFSGPLDGSQPGPVTERLATQ
- a CDS encoding Hsp70 family protein; protein product: MAACGLDFGTSNTTLGIGTGARPTLVPLEGTHRTLPSAIFFAPGQEAQIGRGAIEAYVEGTPGRLMRALKSVLGSPLIEETTPVGRERIRFRDVIARYLTQVKARGEAEAGVELDTVVHGRPVHFVDNDPAADRKAEDTLRQIAESIGFRHVRFQYEPIAAALDYERTVTSEEIALIADIGGGTSDFSIVRLSPERHRRDERAEDILANDGIRIGGTDFDRNLSLGAVMPLLGLGSPMKRADLAVPNAYFHDLATWSSINRLYNPKTLREIDEVVRDAARPELVTRLRTVVEAERGHSLAMAVEGAKIAASDAGAGTVDLEWVESGLAADVDRARLAGHTDDLARRMAQRIGRCLDQAGLTADRIDALFLTGGSTGLPHVRAALTACVPGARVVDGDTFGSVGLGLTLEAARLAA
- a CDS encoding ATP12 family protein, producing the protein MSTSGDDVTRDWLAEPGEDGKPDRVQASRAGTGPTLPKRFYAQAGLAETEGGFRLVLDGRGANTPGRRPLMVPDRVLGDALAAEWEAQVKVIDPRTMPLTRLVNTTIDGVVERRAAVAEDLAAFAGTDLVAYRAGSPERLVAVQAEAWDPLVAWVAETLGARLFLAEGVMHVEQPEGSVAALRAAIEAVDDPFRLAALHTLTTLTGSLVIALAVLHGRLSADDAWAAAHVDETYQAGVWGRDAEAEARLAHRRAEFETAAMVAQRPN
- a CDS encoding TerB family tellurite resistance protein; protein product: MPILIIFTAVIVSVLIWLLRAHYAVKQLKEIDQDTKGLQRKAKSAFANFVGTPLQRVNDVRLAAVILMIQIVRTGSPITASEKTRILELMEKPLEIQTISATFERAWRYTQERLPFSLVADPLLPLFREKLTGEERMQLVDMLTKVASAHSAPSELQREALTRLKRRLIAGKPELATSRAGNFG
- a CDS encoding RluA family pseudouridine synthase, which codes for MKGRPPHRGSGAKRGPSGFAPRAGTGPRTSAKDAAQRAARNRGEDAAERSPWDDGAATEGAPRPKRVPEAAASKPDAPRARAKAPSAKPPSPKSSFAKPSFAKSSVAKPDLAKPDPAKAPPAEAVAGPTRREQRAAASATLASGVQTLTVDPDEAGMRIDRFLGARFPQLPFTRVQSIVRKGELRVDGKRAKPSDRLEPGSSVRVPPLKLDQPTERPRSAAKIDGDAEFLRSLILYEDADMMILNKPFGLAVQGGSGTVRHVDGLLEALTGPDGQRPRLVHRLDKDTAGCLIVAKTRLAAATLAKSFRSRAARKIYWALVAGVPRTRQGRVSTYLVKDEPTDADARMRVAKHGDEGASHALTYYATVDQAAQKLAWLSLKPVTGRTHQLRAHAAHIGHPIVGDPKYFDVENWELPGGIQNRLHLLARRIVIPHPRTGQPVDVSAPLPPHMAQSWNLLGFDSARYDPIVEAPEA
- a CDS encoding acyl-CoA carboxylase subunit beta, which produces MKDILEKLEERRAQARLGGGEKRLEAQHKRGKLTARERIELLLDHGSFEEFDMFVQHRSTDFGMEKQKIPGDGVVTGWGTVNGRTVFLFSKDFTVFGGSLSEAHAAKIVKVQDMALKMRAPIIGIFDAGGARIQEGVAALGGYGEVFRRNVAASGVIPQISVIMGPCAGGDVYSPAMTDFIFMVRDTSYMFVTGPDVVKTVTNEVVTAEELGGAKVHTSKSSIADGSFENDVEAILQIRRLLDFLPANNIEGVPEIESFDDVNRLDKSLDTLIPDNPNKPYDMGELIRRVVDEGDFFEIQAAYARNIITGFGRVEGRTVGFVANQPLVLAGVLDSDASRKAARFVRFCNAFSIPIVTFVDVPGFLPGTAQEYGGLIKHGAKLLFAYSQATVPLVTIITRKAFGGAYDVMASKHVGADLNYAWPTAQIAVMGAKGAVEIIFRAEIGDADKIAERTKEYEDRFLSPFVAAERGYIDEVIMPHSTRKRIARALGMLRTKEMEQPWKKHDNIPL
- a CDS encoding carboxypeptidase M32, coding for MQAYATLTATFARLGALEDASGILGWDTQTQMPDGASDTRGEQLAVLSVLAHEILTDPRNAERFDAAEAEGRLGEWERANLREMRRAYAHAAAVPGDLVEAASKAATRCEMVWREARRDSDFARLRPHLEEVLRLRRRVGEAKGAALGLAPYDALLDGYDPGMRRARIDPIFAELRAVLPDLVVAVRERQAAGAPPLPLPGPFPVAVQREIGLRLMRAAGFDFARGRLDISLHPFCGGATDDVRITTRYDEASATGALMGVLHETGHALYEQGRPPAWRHQPVGQARGMSLHESQSLLVEMQACRSAEFCAFLAPTLREAFAGEGPAWEAENLHRLYTRVEPGFIRVDADEVTYPAHILLRYRLETAMIAGDLAVADLPGAFNDGMKELLGLIVPDDRNGCLQDIHWPGGSFGYFPTYTLGALAAAQLFKAACAAHPGIRPALAEGDFTQLRGWLRENVHARASLMETDELLTAATGKPLGADDFLAHLRSRYLGAA
- a CDS encoding replication-associated recombination protein A, producing the protein MSDLFVSASLETGAPRPLADRLRPRRLAEVVGQEHLTGPDGALTRLLASRSLGSLVFWGPPGTGKTTVARLLAHETALHFEQISAIFSGIADLRKVFEAARKRRATGQGTLLFVDEIHRFNRAQLDAFLPVMEDGTVTLVGATTENPSFELNAALLSRARVLLFRALDAPALARLLARAEEMDGQPLPLDEEARAALIRMADGDGRAALTLAEEVWRSARPGEILDAETLQTLVQRRAPIYDKAQEGHYNLISALHKTVRGSDPDAALYYLCRMLDAGEDRLFIARRLVRMAVEDIGLADPQALVVANAAKDAFDFLGSPEGELALAQVTVYLACAPKSNAVYTAYKAATRVAKAAGSLAPPRTILNAPTGLMRRIGYGEGYRYDHDEPDAFSGQDYWPEALGRQHFYEPTDRGMETRYRERLAYWERLRQERRGDD